A window of Chaetodon auriga isolate fChaAug3 chromosome 2, fChaAug3.hap1, whole genome shotgun sequence contains these coding sequences:
- the LOC143329075 gene encoding zona pellucida sperm-binding protein 3 receptor isoform X1: MFFDLLQAGMEVLLDTCGRRGVRPLLLIYLFVVKATADCPKPQGTGNSVLTNEALLINDFREGSSATLECANGYKKETGSGITTCINGNWTEPDIVCIKKNCGLPKRQPNMSFNTSGGTLFGDVITVFCDKGYQISGSSFKQCYATGWSGRAKCQLVTCATPAKVANGRSSWDSQGVPTYGEIIRYICNEGYALVGKDSIVCSEGGEYDSQPPECKGVTTVDRITTEMLTATPTPPAQETSTSTDPSATAHRDKTITPAATPSAPGGRGILTGEDRAATTSVTSTTSFQDMHNGAVDVNKDIGYVPVIVSVICISLVVCILVVFLHKYLLKRKGSYDTREDLKPELLQFQNL; this comes from the exons ATGTTTTTTGACCTTCTTCAGGCCGGGATGGAAGTTTTACTGGACACCTGTGGACGGCGCGGAGTGAGACCTCTGCTGTTAATATACCTCTTTGTCGTGAAGGCAACAG cCGACTGTCCTAAACCTCAGGGCACAGGAAACAGTGTCTTAACCAATGAAGCGCTTCTAATTAATGATTTTCGAGAGGGCTCCAGTGCCACTTTAGAATGTGCTAATGGATATAAGAAAGAAACGGGCTCTGGGATCACAACCTGTATCAATGGGAACTGGACTGAACCAGATATCGTCTGCATAA AGAAGAACTGCGGTCTCCCTAAACGTCAGCCAAATATGAGCTTTAATACCAGCGGTGGTACCCTGTTTGGTGATGTAATAACTGTATTTTGTGATAAAGG TTACCAGATTAGCGGATCGAGCTTCAAGCAGTGCTACGCGACAGGGTGGTCTGGAAGAGCCAAGTGTCAAC TTGTAACCTGTGCCACACCTGCTAAAGTGGCCAATGGCAGAAGCTCATGGGATTCTCAAGGTGTCCCAACATATGGAGAGATCATACGTTACATCTGTAATGAAGGATACGCCCTCGTTGGGAAAGATAGCATTGTGTGCAGCGAAGGTGGCGAATACGATTCTCAGCCTCCTGAATGCAAAG GTGTGACAACAGTGGATAGAATTACAACAGAAATGCTCACAGCAACACCTACGCCTCCAGCGCAAG AAACCTCCACTTCTACAGATCCATCAGCCACAGCTCACAGAGATAAAACTATCACACCAGCTGCCACACCTTCAGCGCCAG GTGGCAGAGGCATTTTGACAGGCGAGGATAGAGCGGCTACAACCAGTGTAACGTCGACAACATCATTTCAAG ACATGCACAATGGGGCTGTAGATGTTAACAAGGATATCG GATATGTACCTGTTATAGTCAGTGTGATATGCATTTCACTAG ttgTTTGCATACTCGTGGTCTTTTTACACAAGTATCTGCTGAAGAGAAAAGG CTCATATGACACCAGAGAAGACCTGAAGCCGGAGTTATTACAGTTCCAAAATCTTTAG
- the LOC143329075 gene encoding zona pellucida sperm-binding protein 3 receptor isoform X3 has translation MFFDLLQAGMEVLLDTCGRRGVRPLLLIYLFVVKATADCPKPQGTGNSVLTNEALLINDFREGSSATLECANGYKKETGSGITTCINGNWTEPDIVCIKKNCGLPKRQPNMSFNTSGGTLFGDVITVFCDKGYQISGSSFKQCYATGWSGRAKCQLVTCATPAKVANGRSSWDSQGVPTYGEIIRYICNEGYALVGKDSIVCSEGGEYDSQPPECKGGRGILTGEDRAATTSVTSTTSFQDMHNGAVDVNKDIGYVPVIVSVICISLVVCILVVFLHKYLLKRKGSYDTREDLKPELLQFQNL, from the exons ATGTTTTTTGACCTTCTTCAGGCCGGGATGGAAGTTTTACTGGACACCTGTGGACGGCGCGGAGTGAGACCTCTGCTGTTAATATACCTCTTTGTCGTGAAGGCAACAG cCGACTGTCCTAAACCTCAGGGCACAGGAAACAGTGTCTTAACCAATGAAGCGCTTCTAATTAATGATTTTCGAGAGGGCTCCAGTGCCACTTTAGAATGTGCTAATGGATATAAGAAAGAAACGGGCTCTGGGATCACAACCTGTATCAATGGGAACTGGACTGAACCAGATATCGTCTGCATAA AGAAGAACTGCGGTCTCCCTAAACGTCAGCCAAATATGAGCTTTAATACCAGCGGTGGTACCCTGTTTGGTGATGTAATAACTGTATTTTGTGATAAAGG TTACCAGATTAGCGGATCGAGCTTCAAGCAGTGCTACGCGACAGGGTGGTCTGGAAGAGCCAAGTGTCAAC TTGTAACCTGTGCCACACCTGCTAAAGTGGCCAATGGCAGAAGCTCATGGGATTCTCAAGGTGTCCCAACATATGGAGAGATCATACGTTACATCTGTAATGAAGGATACGCCCTCGTTGGGAAAGATAGCATTGTGTGCAGCGAAGGTGGCGAATACGATTCTCAGCCTCCTGAATGCAAAG GTGGCAGAGGCATTTTGACAGGCGAGGATAGAGCGGCTACAACCAGTGTAACGTCGACAACATCATTTCAAG ACATGCACAATGGGGCTGTAGATGTTAACAAGGATATCG GATATGTACCTGTTATAGTCAGTGTGATATGCATTTCACTAG ttgTTTGCATACTCGTGGTCTTTTTACACAAGTATCTGCTGAAGAGAAAAGG CTCATATGACACCAGAGAAGACCTGAAGCCGGAGTTATTACAGTTCCAAAATCTTTAG
- the LOC143329075 gene encoding zona pellucida sperm-binding protein 3 receptor isoform X2 — translation MFFDLLQAGMEVLLDTCGRRGVRPLLLIYLFVVKATADCPKPQGTGNSVLTNEALLINDFREGSSATLECANGYKKETGSGITTCINGNWTEPDIVCIKKNCGLPKRQPNMSFNTSGGTLFGDVITVFCDKGYQISGSSFKQCYATGWSGRAKCQLVTCATPAKVANGRSSWDSQGVPTYGEIIRYICNEGYALVGKDSIVCSEGGEYDSQPPECKGVTTVDRITTEMLTATPTPPAQETSTSTDPSATAHRDKTITPAATPSAPGGRGILTGEDRAATTSVTSTTSFQDMHNGAVDVNKDIGYVPVIVSVICISLVVCILVVFLHKYLLKRKGSANGTRPIC, via the exons ATGTTTTTTGACCTTCTTCAGGCCGGGATGGAAGTTTTACTGGACACCTGTGGACGGCGCGGAGTGAGACCTCTGCTGTTAATATACCTCTTTGTCGTGAAGGCAACAG cCGACTGTCCTAAACCTCAGGGCACAGGAAACAGTGTCTTAACCAATGAAGCGCTTCTAATTAATGATTTTCGAGAGGGCTCCAGTGCCACTTTAGAATGTGCTAATGGATATAAGAAAGAAACGGGCTCTGGGATCACAACCTGTATCAATGGGAACTGGACTGAACCAGATATCGTCTGCATAA AGAAGAACTGCGGTCTCCCTAAACGTCAGCCAAATATGAGCTTTAATACCAGCGGTGGTACCCTGTTTGGTGATGTAATAACTGTATTTTGTGATAAAGG TTACCAGATTAGCGGATCGAGCTTCAAGCAGTGCTACGCGACAGGGTGGTCTGGAAGAGCCAAGTGTCAAC TTGTAACCTGTGCCACACCTGCTAAAGTGGCCAATGGCAGAAGCTCATGGGATTCTCAAGGTGTCCCAACATATGGAGAGATCATACGTTACATCTGTAATGAAGGATACGCCCTCGTTGGGAAAGATAGCATTGTGTGCAGCGAAGGTGGCGAATACGATTCTCAGCCTCCTGAATGCAAAG GTGTGACAACAGTGGATAGAATTACAACAGAAATGCTCACAGCAACACCTACGCCTCCAGCGCAAG AAACCTCCACTTCTACAGATCCATCAGCCACAGCTCACAGAGATAAAACTATCACACCAGCTGCCACACCTTCAGCGCCAG GTGGCAGAGGCATTTTGACAGGCGAGGATAGAGCGGCTACAACCAGTGTAACGTCGACAACATCATTTCAAG ACATGCACAATGGGGCTGTAGATGTTAACAAGGATATCG GATATGTACCTGTTATAGTCAGTGTGATATGCATTTCACTAG ttgTTTGCATACTCGTGGTCTTTTTACACAAGTATCTGCTGAAGAGAAAAGG CTCTGCAAATGGAACCAGGCCTATCTGTTAA
- the LOC143329172 gene encoding dromaiocalcin-1-like, which produces MTWEEAMMQCHHQQSNLVSVDSESALTKTLQASREAQTDRMWIGLRYLADNWLWEKGNKMKYKAWSQSKEPECPAWSHRCGVLSLQDHHWDSWDCLDKLYFACN; this is translated from the coding sequence ATGACGTGGGAGGAGGCGATGATGCAGTGTCACCACCAGCAGTCTAATCTGGTCAGCGTGGACTCTGAATCTGCTTTGACGAAAACCCTGCAGGCGAGCAGGGAGGCCCAGACAGACCGCATGTGGATCGGCTTGCGCTACCTGGCTGACAATTGGCTGTGGGAGAAGGGGAACAAAATGAAGTACAAGGCCTGGAGCCAAAGCAAGGAACCAGAGTGCCCCGCCTGGAGTCACCGCTGCGGAGTCCTCTCACTGCAGGATCACCACTGGGACAGCTGGGACTGTCTAGACAAACTCTACTTTGCCTGCAATTAA